A region of the Lycium barbarum isolate Lr01 chromosome 1, ASM1917538v2, whole genome shotgun sequence genome:
TGTTCCACTATAAATCAAGACGGCAGCTCCTCAAATTCTACGATCAACTTTCAATAACAATGATCTCCAAAACTAATAGTGTTCTAtgtatctttctttcttttctcctcataCTATTCTTCCCATGCACAGCCAAAACCGCTCCAAGACCTAGAGCGTTTATTCTTCCAGTAACCAAGGATGCAGCCACTAAACAACATATCACTACAATTCGCCAAAGAACACCTCTTGTACCAGTCAAATTTACAGTAGACCTTGGTCAACGATTCTTGTGGGTTGATTGTGAAAAGGGTTACGTTAGTTCATCATATAAACCAGTTCCTTGCGGTTCTATTCCTTGTAAACGTTCTTTTTCTGGCGCGGGTGTTGAATCTTGTTTAGGTTCTCCTTCACCAGGGTGCAACAATAACACTTGTTCACATATTCCTTATAACCACTTTATTCGTACTAGCACTAGTGGTGAACTTGCTCAAGATACTTTTTCACTTCAATCAATTGATGGTACGTATCCTGGTAAATTTTCATCAGCGAATAGTGTAGTTTTTGGTTGTGCTCCTAGTTCTCTACGTGAAGGATTAGTAAAAAATGTTAAAGGGATTATTGGACTTGGAAATGGTTATGTTGGATTTCCTACTCAATTGGCTAATTCTTTTTGTATGCCTAGAAAATTCGCCATTTGTTTGACTTCTTCATTACATAATTCTACCGGAGTTATTTTCTTTGGTGAAAGTCCttatatttttcaagtttttgacTCTCCCTTAGATTTCTCAAAGAGACTAGTTTACACCCCACTTCTTAAAAATCCGGTAAGTACATCAGGTTCGTATTTTCAGGGGGAGCCTTCGACGGACTATTTTATTGGGTTGACATCTATTAAAATTAATGACAATGTTGTACCAATAAACACTACATTGCTGAGAATAACTAAAAATGGGAAAGGCGGGACTAAAATTAGTACGGTTGAGCCTTGGACGAAAATGGAGACTTCGATTTACAATGCTTTTACAGAGACATTTGTTAAATTGCTTCCTAGAGCTACACGGGTGGAACCTGTGGCACCTTTTAAGGTGTGTTATGATAGATGGAGTTTTGGAGATACTCGTACTGGTCCTGGTGTGCCACCCATTGAACTTGGTTTGCTAAACAATAAAACTTGGACTATGTTTGGTGCAAATTCGATAGTGCAAGTGAATCACGTGCAATGTCTTGGTTTTGTGGATGCTGGGCCTGAACCCACTACTTCTATAGTCATTGGAGCACATCAAATCGAAGATCACCTTATGCAATTTGATATTGCTAATAAAAGGTTGGGTTTCTCTTCTTCGCTCTTGATTGATCAAACAGCATGTGGTAACTTTAATTTTACATCCAAAGCTTGATGGTTAATTTTCTGCAAGAACAAGTGCGACTTTTGAAATTTTACGTTCAAAGAGAtaggttttcttttattttccacAGGATGGAGTTAGTCAAGAATAAATGTACTGCATTTGATTTCTTTTAGTGGTAAAATTTCTGCAGGTCTGGTATCAATTAACAAAAGTCTATCAGTCCTGGATAAATTTACTTAATAAAAATTTGTCTTGATTTGAGATTAAATGGATAAACCTGTAGAATGAGGATACATTCATATATCTGACATCAATTTGTTTTTTGTTGAACGCAGTAGTAattactgttgttgttgtataaaaaTTAATCTTGATATGACTTCCCGAATTAAATCTCAATCATCAAGTAAGGAATATAGCAACAATATTATTAGTGCAAGTTGCATTAATAAACTAGTAATGAACAATACCCTATCTGAACTTCTTTTCCGTTTTCGTTTTGCTCATTTTATTGGGATAAAGACATAAAAACACACTTAAATTATGGTAAAATTGTTAATTACACACCTAATCTATGTCGAAATCAGAATCATATTATTTACCTGCTTCACTATTTATATAATAAAGAAATAAGTTAAAACATATCATGTGCATACACGCGCATATACTAGACCAAAAAAGAAGGGTCTTAATGTCTTATTTCATTTGATTCTTTCATACACAAACCCGGATCTCATTGTCTTTATTGATATTAattttacattataaataaacaTTACTATTTTCTAACATAACCACATAAATATATTAAACTTTTATTAGAAAAATaggtaaaaagtaaaaaaaaaaatgataaaaaagataaatagaaatggtGGTCATAGAGTGGTGTCACATCACTTTGTCTATGTCTAACTTTAATTTATATATAAATTGTTATTTATTGAATGCTTTTTTCATTAGAAGAGGAAAATATGACTTCTTTCACTCATAAGTTGAAGTCACTTCTTCTTACAATTACCTATAACTTTATATTACTTGCTGCAACTAACACTAAGGACCCATttgccatgagaattattcacctTTTTTAGGAAAttcttttcacttttttcactttatggtgtttggccataaaaattccaagtacaacttgaaattgtatttggaatttgaaaaacaagcaaaaccttgtttttcatttttccattttgttttgggcctttacttttatttttctGTTTTACATTTTTACCCCAAAAGTTTTTATGTTGCTCAATTTTTACTCTAAAAGTTCACACAACTTTTATCACTGGTCAAAGGCAACTTATGTTGCTCAGTTGCTCTCCACTCtcaacaaccaaatattatttgcaaaaaactatgaccaaactcaactccaacttcaaagttccaaaaaaagtgaatttttttttttggtttctatggccaaacgcctataCTAATTTTTATTACTCAAAATATAATTATAACGCTCTCCAATTTGTTaatattattcttattcttaACATATATCTTTCCAAAAGTATTTTTCACTCACCAACTAAACATTGATCATGAAAAAATGACTTCCATTAAACAAagcacactatatatatatatatataaaccataTGACAATCTTCGTGCATGTGCCATatccttttttatttttgagttttaATTTCTGCATTAGAAATTTGAGAAGCCAAGATTCATTTGGTAGGAAGCTAAGATAATCTACAATTTCCTGAAGGTCTTCAAATAGCAAAATGAACAATATGAAACAAAAGCTTAAAGTATTAGAGCATAAGTCAcagaaaaacatatatatatctatatatatatatatatatatatatatatatatatatatatattaaaatttgCACCACTTTTTGTGTTACTCTTACAAGGCACCCAGGACAGCACCAAGTGGAAAGACCTCATAATCATCAGCACTAAGAATATTACTACTATTACATCCACAATAGTCCATGCAAGCACACTTATTATCCCATGATGATGATCTCAACTTATCATTTTTCTTCACTTTTGTTGTCTCTTTTACACTAACCTTCATTGCTATTTGCACTGACATAGGCTTCATATCTTCATGCAAATGTCTCTTCTCTGAACCCATAATTGCCCACTCAACAATTTCCATATTTGTTGACTCAAAAACACTTGTCCATGGAATTTCAGCCCTTCCCAAGATTTGTGAACCTCCAACTTTACCTAAAATTGGAAGAATTTTTTTTGAGTGAAGTTCGAAGACTATACTTCCTTGCTTGAGATTATTGATGGAATCTTCAGTTCCCGAGCAATCCAATGAGAAAGACTCGTCCCAAAACAAGTCATATGATTTCGATGGGACGATCTCTTGGCTGTTTATTTGAACCCTTTGATCCTCTCCTGCAGCTAGATAGCATCTAACATACAAACTGCTTCCTAAGGATCTTTGCTCAACGTTTCTTGCTCTTATGATTTGTATTTCACAACTAAGAGATGAATATTTTTGAGAATTGTCCATTGGAAACTAATTTGCTAGGATTGATCTTTGATGGGGTGGTCTATTTTTTCTTAAAGAGGATATGTTTTGATGATGGGGATTGGGGAGTTTTAAGTTGGTGGTTATATATATAGTTACAATTTGGAGAGTGGAAGGAAAGTGGTGTAACTTTATGGGAAGCAGATGTTAGAGTTTTATCGATTAAAATAGGCCAATGAAATTTAGTGCTCGTGTTGGAGAGCATTTAATATGAACAGGAAGTAATCTTTTGGGATCATAAAAAAGATTGCATTTTAGAAGAAGCTTTTCAATTACTTGAAAGGTTAAATAAATGAATAGAAACCACCCTTTGGATAGTATTTGAGGTTAAAATGTTTTTGGATGTGGCAACTCGCACGGTCTAAATTAGTAGGTTGGATCTGGAACATCCAATCATCTGTTAAGTATAATAGAACTGCATTTCGACATAATATAGGAATCTCAACTTATGGATAAAATAGACTGCATATATTTTTATTTGGGTGGAAACATCTCAAACATGTCGACACTCAGAGAGATAACTACATAGGAGTAGTATATTTTTAGAGATAAActactccctcagtcccaatttatgtgatatagtttacATGACTAGAtacggagtttaaaaaaaaaaaataagacttttgaaacttgtggttttaAACAAGTCATGAATATCTGTGTGACTTTAAATAATTTCATTAATGGTAAAAGAGGatgttttaagttaaattatgtataaatataaaaatatatcattcttttttgaacagattaaaaagaaaagtgtattacataaattgagacagaggaagtATATTTTTTGGTATAAACTATATAGTAGTATATTTTTAGGGTGGAAAGAGCCATTATGATTGTCACGAGTAAATAGGAGAAGCTATTCTTCTTAATTCTTTATCATCCTTCTCTTAGCTTCCGGCATATATAAGAAACGACTTCGGGTTCATGCATATCTCAAAGTGAGAAACAAAGACAATGGGTGAAATTTTACATTATATGATTCCATTTCACACTaaaaaaaatttaataaaaagaagagaaaaggacAGAAACTCATAATGATACATTATTCACTATAAAATGCCTCTTCATTTCACTATTATTTTTTCGTTTAGTGCGGTTTAGattatacggaaaagggccaaatatacctctGTACTATTAGAAAAGGATCTAAATGTTCCCCGGAGAGTGATATCACCGGAAAGTAAGGAAAAGGGCCAAACAATGATCTTTCACAGGAAAGGAATCTGCGGAGAAGAAGGAGCAAAACTTTCATTTTAATTGGTTATTAGATATGAGTATGGGTCTTTTAATTAGATACCGGGTTATGGgttgaattttaattaattagggGGTAATTTAAAATAGACCAATAGGGACACGTGTCTCTCCGTTAAAATGAGGGGTATATATGTGTCAAAATATaatgacaggggtatatttgaacacAAAGTATAACGGAAAGGGTATATTTGGTCCCAttgtataacgaggggtatatttggcctttTCCGTAGATTATATATGGTGCTTAAGAGAAGTTTAGATATTTTCTAACCAAAATTTCCTAGATTTTGCATGGAAGAAGCTTTCTCCTCCATGTTTCATCTATATACTGATGCTTATTTGAGATGAAATTTTTCATGTTACATATCAAAAAGTAAGCACTAATTAAGGCAACCCTCTGTTAATAGTTTTTCTCTCCACCTtcattcttcttccttctctTTGTCTTTCCTCTCTAAATCGATCttgtaatttatatatataattcctACTTTGTTCCCTATTATATGAACTCTTTTTGACTTTGCaaagaaataaacataataggagatattttataaaaagaaaagaagagggtgcaaataaaaaattaaagcaGTACATTCGCGCGTTTGGGGCACAAACTGCAAAGAACCTTGTACGCCCACTTAac
Encoded here:
- the LOC132600260 gene encoding probable aspartic proteinase GIP2; translated protein: MISKTNSVLCIFLSFLLILFFPCTAKTAPRPRAFILPVTKDAATKQHITTIRQRTPLVPVKFTVDLGQRFLWVDCEKGYVSSSYKPVPCGSIPCKRSFSGAGVESCLGSPSPGCNNNTCSHIPYNHFIRTSTSGELAQDTFSLQSIDGTYPGKFSSANSVVFGCAPSSLREGLVKNVKGIIGLGNGYVGFPTQLANSFCMPRKFAICLTSSLHNSTGVIFFGESPYIFQVFDSPLDFSKRLVYTPLLKNPVSTSGSYFQGEPSTDYFIGLTSIKINDNVVPINTTLLRITKNGKGGTKISTVEPWTKMETSIYNAFTETFVKLLPRATRVEPVAPFKVCYDRWSFGDTRTGPGVPPIELGLLNNKTWTMFGANSIVQVNHVQCLGFVDAGPEPTTSIVIGAHQIEDHLMQFDIANKRLGFSSSLLIDQTACGNFNFTSKA
- the LOC132600342 gene encoding uncharacterized protein LOC132600342; this translates as MDNSQKYSSLSCEIQIIRARNVEQRSLGSSLYVRCYLAAGEDQRVQINSQEIVPSKSYDLFWDESFSLDCSGTEDSINNLKQGSIVFELHSKKILPILGKVGGSQILGRAEIPWTSVFESTNMEIVEWAIMGSEKRHLHEDMKPMSVQIAMKVSVKETTKVKKNDKLRSSSWDNKCACMDYCGCNSSNILSADDYEVFPLGAVLGAL